One stretch of Pomacea canaliculata isolate SZHN2017 linkage group LG1, ASM307304v1, whole genome shotgun sequence DNA includes these proteins:
- the LOC112559427 gene encoding desumoylating isopeptidase 1-like: MATAGKFPVKLYVYDLSRGLARSLSQSLIGRHIDGIWHTGIVVYNQEFFYGGTSGIESCPPSGTILGNPDEVVDLGKTEIPQEVFMDYLHELSINSFRPECYHLFNFNCNTFSNEVSQFLVGRGIPSHITSLPQDVLNTPFGAVIQPFVDALHVQGGHTLFPVGSASHLQSESDSEDADDVQKDSVAGSSKNKKTTSMGSQSKKSKK, from the exons ATGGCAACTGCAGGAAAGTTTCCAGTAAAACTCTATGTTTATGATCTGTCAAGGGGACTCGCAAGATCGCTTTCACAGAGTTTAATTG GTCGGCATATTGATGGAATCTGGCATACAGGAATAGTTGTATATAACCAAGAATTCTTTTATGGTGGCACATCAGGAATTGAGAGCTGCCCTCCT AGTGGAACAATCCTGGGTAATCCTGATGAAGTGGTTGACTTGGGCAAGACAGAGATTCCACAAGAAGTCTTCATGGATTATCTTCATGAGCTATCTATTAATTCTTTTAG ACCCGAATGCTATCATCTGTTCAACTTCAACTGCAACACATTCAGTAATGAAGTGAGCCAGTTTCTGGTAGGAAGAGGCATTCCCTCTCATATTACAAGTCTACCACAGGATGTCCTCAATAC tCCTTTTGGTGCAGTGATTCAGCCTTTTGTTGATGCCTTGCATGTGCAAGGTGGTCACACTCTGTTTCCTGTTGGATCAGCTAGTCATTTACAGTCTGAAAGTGATAGTGAAGATGCTGATGATGTCCAGAAAGACTCAGTAGCAGGATCttccaaaaataagaaaaccaCATCAATGGGATCACAATCGAAGAAGTCTAAAAAATGA